From a single Tepidisphaeraceae bacterium genomic region:
- a CDS encoding sulfatase-like hydrolase/transferase: MKRPPNILLITTDQQHYSLLGSVNPAIRTPHLDQLAAGGVRFDRAYCPNPLCTPTRGTLLTGQYPSRHGGWTIGAKVREAHEGGGPFIGDLLRPAGYESHLVGKAHFQPLADVPGQRSIECQPLLRDLNFWRQFGGAGSQPWYGFDRVDTARMHTAESHVGQHYAIWLEEKGLKDWTVYFNTPSPLGTDSGDRYGEGPMAWRIPEELHYNNWIVERTLDHVGRCVERDRPFFTWASFFDPHPPYVTPEPWFSMYDPADVPLPPEVSSEAMADMPPPHRAALAKSGDFTEWLETAHANHGYSSHRRGLDRTWLARATAAYYGMMTFTDAAIGKILDGLTRLGAQDDTLVVFTSDHGHYLGHHGLVAKGAFHYEDGIRVPMIARWPGQLPAGEVRRDLQSLVDFVPTFLEAAGLAACDDVQGVGRLTNWKDGAAGRQVCRVENRHQPTSVHLHTYITSDAKLTLYRGRDYGELFDLRSDPGETRNLWSVPSASALKCQMLEAAMQEQIQSEPLLTRRVAGA, translated from the coding sequence ATGAAGCGTCCGCCCAATATCCTGCTGATCACTACCGATCAGCAACATTACTCGTTGCTCGGGTCTGTCAATCCCGCGATCCGCACACCGCACCTCGATCAGCTGGCCGCCGGAGGAGTGCGTTTCGATCGGGCATACTGTCCGAACCCCCTTTGCACCCCTACGCGTGGCACGCTGTTGACCGGTCAATACCCCAGCCGGCACGGCGGTTGGACGATTGGGGCGAAGGTTCGCGAAGCCCACGAAGGGGGCGGGCCGTTCATCGGCGACCTTCTCAGGCCGGCGGGTTACGAATCGCACCTGGTGGGCAAGGCGCACTTCCAGCCCTTGGCCGACGTGCCAGGCCAACGCAGCATCGAATGCCAGCCGCTGCTTCGCGACCTGAACTTCTGGCGCCAGTTCGGTGGCGCGGGGTCGCAGCCGTGGTATGGCTTCGACCGCGTCGATACCGCCCGCATGCACACCGCCGAGAGCCACGTCGGCCAGCACTACGCGATCTGGCTCGAAGAGAAAGGGCTCAAAGATTGGACCGTTTACTTTAACACGCCCTCGCCCCTTGGAACGGATTCCGGCGACCGGTACGGCGAAGGTCCGATGGCGTGGCGCATCCCCGAGGAACTGCACTACAACAACTGGATCGTCGAGCGAACGCTCGACCACGTCGGCCGGTGCGTCGAACGGGACCGGCCCTTCTTCACCTGGGCGAGCTTTTTCGACCCGCACCCGCCGTACGTCACGCCCGAGCCGTGGTTCTCGATGTACGACCCGGCAGATGTGCCGCTGCCCCCCGAAGTGTCGTCAGAGGCGATGGCCGACATGCCACCACCGCACCGCGCCGCACTCGCTAAGTCCGGCGATTTCACCGAGTGGCTGGAAACGGCCCACGCGAACCATGGATACAGTTCGCACCGGCGCGGCCTCGACCGCACGTGGCTGGCGCGTGCGACGGCGGCATACTACGGGATGATGACCTTCACCGACGCCGCGATCGGCAAAATTCTGGACGGGCTCACACGCCTGGGAGCGCAAGACGATACGCTGGTCGTGTTCACCAGCGACCACGGCCACTACCTTGGACACCACGGGCTGGTCGCCAAGGGGGCGTTTCACTACGAGGACGGGATCCGCGTCCCGATGATCGCGCGTTGGCCGGGCCAACTTCCGGCCGGCGAGGTCCGGCGCGACCTGCAGTCACTGGTCGACTTCGTCCCCACCTTCCTCGAGGCCGCCGGCCTTGCCGCGTGTGACGACGTGCAGGGCGTCGGCCGCCTCACCAACTGGAAGGACGGCGCCGCCGGCCGACAGGTGTGTCGCGTCGAGAATCGCCATCAGCCGACGTCGGTGCACCTGCATACCTACATCACATCCGACGCGAAGCTGACGCTCTACCGCGGCCGCGATTACGGCGAACTTTTCGACCTCAGATCCGACCCCGGTGAGACGCGCAACCTGTGGTCGGTCCCTTCGGCGTCAGCTCTCAAATGTCAGATGCTGGAGGCGGCCATGCAGGAGCAGATCCAGAGCGAGCCGCTGCTCACGCGGCGTGTGGCTGGCGCATGA
- a CDS encoding sulfatase-like hydrolase/transferase, producing MPDPNLLLIYVDQMRFDALGCAGNREVLTPHLDALASQGVRFSHCFVQHPLCMPSRYSMLTGRYPSSLGVTHMGVPVPEDAEVLPRMLGRHGYATAQIGKLHFLPHANRDHRLPHPNYGFDHLEISDEPGVYHDAYRAWVSRHHPEELSHIAQVAHPPALERWCEVMAIQDSIERPRDLDPYGTRAYPGREEATHTSWVTQRTELYLESRAADRRPFCCISGYYNPHSPLIAPQRFLDMYRGRVIEPWSFPPELEAERLAAGITDERIVQAKVGYYAMVSEVDEAVGQLVRTLDRLGLTDDTLVVFTSDHGEFLGEHLRWGKGYPAPDCVTRVPLILAGPGIKGGGRHVDRLVEAVDLLPTVLDALGKTRPPQLEGASRWATLQWLDSPCDDEFALTEDIAWKALRTPEHRYILHRDGREELFDMRSPFGEYRDLSGHAGAAQTISRLRHQLLTHLFEKERALPRTWPY from the coding sequence ATGCCAGACCCTAACCTCCTGCTGATCTACGTTGACCAGATGCGGTTTGATGCGCTTGGCTGCGCCGGCAACCGCGAGGTCCTCACACCTCATCTGGACGCGCTGGCATCGCAGGGCGTGCGGTTTTCACATTGCTTTGTGCAGCACCCCCTGTGTATGCCGTCGCGCTACAGCATGCTCACGGGGCGGTACCCCTCGAGCTTGGGCGTGACACACATGGGTGTGCCTGTGCCCGAAGACGCTGAGGTGTTGCCACGGATGCTCGGCCGCCACGGCTACGCCACTGCGCAGATCGGCAAGCTCCACTTCCTGCCGCACGCCAACCGCGACCACCGTCTGCCGCACCCCAACTACGGCTTCGACCACCTCGAGATCAGCGACGAGCCGGGCGTCTACCACGACGCATACCGGGCCTGGGTGTCGCGACACCACCCGGAGGAGCTTTCCCACATCGCGCAGGTTGCTCACCCTCCGGCTTTGGAGCGGTGGTGCGAGGTGATGGCGATTCAGGACAGCATCGAGCGGCCACGCGACCTGGATCCCTACGGCACCCGGGCCTACCCCGGACGAGAGGAAGCGACCCACACGTCCTGGGTGACCCAGCGCACGGAGCTTTACCTGGAATCGCGCGCCGCGGACCGTCGTCCGTTCTGCTGCATCAGCGGCTATTACAACCCCCATTCACCGCTAATCGCCCCGCAGCGGTTCCTTGATATGTACCGTGGCCGCGTGATTGAACCGTGGTCATTCCCGCCAGAACTTGAAGCCGAGCGGCTGGCCGCGGGAATCACCGACGAGCGGATCGTGCAGGCCAAGGTGGGCTACTACGCGATGGTGTCGGAAGTCGATGAAGCGGTCGGCCAACTTGTGCGAACGCTCGACCGGCTGGGCCTCACGGATGACACGCTCGTGGTGTTCACCTCCGACCACGGAGAGTTCCTCGGCGAGCATCTGCGTTGGGGCAAGGGTTACCCGGCCCCCGACTGTGTCACGCGCGTGCCTCTCATCCTGGCGGGCCCCGGCATCAAGGGCGGGGGCCGGCATGTGGACCGCCTGGTAGAGGCGGTGGACCTCTTACCCACTGTGCTCGATGCATTAGGCAAGACGCGTCCTCCGCAACTCGAAGGCGCGTCGCGATGGGCCACGCTACAATGGCTCGATTCCCCTTGCGACGACGAGTTCGCCTTGACTGAAGACATCGCATGGAAGGCGCTGCGCACGCCTGAGCACCGCTACATTCTTCACCGGGATGGCCGAGAGGAACTGTTCGATATGCGCTCCCCCTTCGGCGAGTACCGCGACCTGAGCGGCCATGCCGGGGCAGCGCAGACCATTAGCCGCCTGCGTCATCAGTTGTTGACCCACCTATTCGAAAAGGAACGCGCCTTACCGCGGACCTGGCCCTATTGA
- a CDS encoding sulfatase-like hydrolase/transferase — translation MSVRPNILFITTDQQRWDHTGLTGLKGITTPALDRIGSEGVHFTRAYCPSPLCTPTRVTLLTGQYPSLHRSHTLGVTADPFPELTVPQRLKQVGYQTALVGKSHFTERTKEEGHLLAAIGEYCSTEANPFDGPYVGFDQVQLASGHNANTVPEMHYKRYLQRQGVTEPQWFPKWMNGSYDGEYAGPWDIPEEHHNTAWVGNETERWLKQYREPGNPWFLWMSFEDPHEPMYCPEPWYSRVDRSELKPFESDRPGEFDDKPVFYAAALRGDWSAVDDEFMTPCVFPRRRLDGQAVSALQATVGMIGFIDHRVGRVIRLLEETGELANTVIVFTSDHGEMHGHHGFWGKGLTAYEDCQRVPLMIWAPGMKWRKGHSDAIANLVDLPRLFLQLAGLGVPQGIQGMNLLGFLEGNLDRYRSGTLIESNITANCYQTTYVNDSHKVVIYRDEAKGEVYDLKEDPDQYDNLWDKEPELRADLLLELARQKMKEEGAAHPRRSFG, via the coding sequence ATGAGCGTACGCCCGAACATCCTCTTCATCACCACCGATCAACAGCGTTGGGACCACACCGGGCTGACCGGCCTAAAGGGGATTACCACCCCCGCACTGGATCGCATCGGCAGCGAAGGCGTTCATTTTACGCGCGCCTATTGTCCCTCACCGCTTTGTACGCCGACGCGAGTGACGCTCCTCACGGGACAATACCCCTCCCTGCACCGCAGCCACACGCTCGGCGTCACGGCTGACCCGTTTCCCGAGCTCACGGTGCCCCAGCGCCTGAAGCAGGTGGGCTACCAGACCGCCCTCGTCGGGAAGTCGCATTTCACTGAAAGAACGAAGGAAGAAGGCCACCTGCTTGCGGCCATCGGAGAGTACTGCTCCACCGAAGCGAATCCTTTCGACGGTCCCTACGTTGGGTTCGATCAGGTTCAGTTGGCGTCCGGGCACAATGCCAACACCGTGCCTGAAATGCATTACAAACGCTACCTGCAACGGCAGGGCGTCACCGAACCGCAATGGTTCCCGAAGTGGATGAACGGAAGTTATGACGGAGAGTATGCCGGCCCGTGGGACATTCCCGAGGAACATCACAATACCGCGTGGGTAGGTAATGAGACCGAACGATGGCTCAAGCAGTACCGGGAGCCCGGCAACCCTTGGTTCCTCTGGATGAGCTTCGAGGACCCGCACGAGCCGATGTACTGCCCGGAGCCGTGGTACAGCAGGGTCGACCGCTCCGAGTTGAAGCCTTTCGAGAGCGATCGGCCGGGCGAGTTCGACGACAAGCCTGTGTTTTACGCCGCCGCCTTGAGGGGGGATTGGTCCGCAGTCGACGACGAGTTCATGACCCCCTGCGTCTTCCCAAGAAGGCGGCTCGACGGGCAGGCCGTCAGCGCCCTGCAGGCGACCGTCGGAATGATCGGGTTTATCGATCATCGGGTTGGGCGCGTCATCCGGCTGCTTGAGGAGACGGGAGAACTCGCGAACACGGTCATCGTTTTCACCTCGGACCACGGTGAGATGCACGGGCACCACGGGTTCTGGGGCAAAGGCCTGACCGCCTACGAGGACTGCCAGAGGGTGCCGCTGATGATCTGGGCGCCGGGCATGAAATGGAGGAAGGGGCATTCGGACGCGATCGCGAATCTCGTCGACCTGCCGCGCCTCTTCCTGCAACTGGCAGGCTTGGGAGTTCCACAAGGAATCCAGGGAATGAACTTGCTCGGCTTCCTCGAAGGAAATTTAGACCGTTATCGCTCGGGAACGCTGATCGAGAGCAATATTACCGCCAACTGCTATCAGACCACTTATGTAAACGACTCTCACAAAGTGGTCATCTACCGCGACGAGGCGAAAGGCGAGGTTTACGACCTG
- a CDS encoding LacI family DNA-binding transcriptional regulator, which produces MAVTMKQVAERAGVSTPVVSMVLSGAVGTIGVSEAKAQRVREVAVELGYRADWKAASLRKGRTRLVGLLSAAHIGTRIHDAELVRGLDEGLSADDCHLTFASVLPGKDDMLRDGRFDGCLLDYVVEPRQIEVVRKVSLPCVIINARGRGGVPCVRLDQRGAAETAVRHLVDRGHRRICFVGIEEAELQVDLFDRECHADRLAGFTSAVRSAGLCGVEAGGGGGADDGLCIERLPQLYHAADRSPRLVAGLASVRAMLRGDASAPTAFVAYDQHMAVLIREGLSLLGMACPDDYSLVSLQDSRIFESLAVPITSLRADYALLGHRATTRLLAQIEQGSAAARRAKRGKSKTVSGAADRPVADPLLPPPDDEVVPFDFIERASVGPPRPAGAPKTGQDRQ; this is translated from the coding sequence GTGGCTGTGACGATGAAGCAGGTGGCCGAGCGGGCCGGCGTGTCGACGCCGGTGGTCAGCATGGTGCTGAGCGGCGCGGTCGGCACGATCGGCGTGTCCGAGGCCAAGGCGCAGCGGGTGCGGGAGGTCGCCGTCGAGCTCGGGTATCGGGCGGACTGGAAGGCTGCGTCGCTCCGTAAGGGACGTACGCGGCTCGTTGGGCTGTTGTCGGCGGCCCACATTGGTACGCGGATCCACGACGCCGAGCTCGTCCGTGGGCTCGATGAAGGGCTCTCGGCCGACGACTGCCACTTGACGTTCGCCTCGGTGCTGCCTGGCAAGGACGACATGCTCCGCGACGGGCGGTTCGACGGGTGCCTGCTCGACTACGTCGTCGAACCGCGGCAGATCGAGGTCGTCCGCAAGGTGTCCCTGCCGTGCGTGATCATCAACGCACGCGGGCGCGGCGGCGTGCCGTGCGTGCGGCTCGACCAGCGGGGCGCCGCCGAAACGGCCGTGCGTCACCTGGTCGATCGAGGCCACCGGCGGATCTGCTTCGTGGGCATCGAGGAAGCGGAGCTGCAGGTCGACCTGTTCGACCGCGAGTGTCACGCCGACCGGCTGGCGGGGTTCACGTCGGCCGTCCGGTCGGCGGGGCTGTGCGGTGTGGAGGCTGGCGGCGGGGGCGGTGCTGACGATGGTCTGTGCATCGAGCGGCTGCCGCAGCTCTACCACGCCGCCGACCGGTCGCCTCGTCTGGTCGCGGGCTTGGCGTCCGTCCGGGCGATGCTCCGCGGTGACGCCTCGGCACCGACGGCGTTCGTCGCCTACGACCAGCACATGGCCGTCCTGATCCGCGAGGGCCTGTCGCTGCTTGGGATGGCGTGCCCCGACGACTACAGCCTCGTGTCGCTTCAGGACAGCCGGATCTTCGAGTCCCTCGCCGTGCCGATCACGTCGCTGCGCGCCGACTACGCATTGCTGGGCCACCGCGCCACCACCCGGCTGCTGGCCCAGATCGAGCAGGGCAGCGCCGCAGCCCGTCGTGCCAAGCGGGGAAAGAGCAAGACGGTCTCCGGCGCGGCCGACAGACCGGTCGCCGACCCCCTCCTTCCGCCGCCCGACGACGAGGTCGTGCCTTTCGATTTCATCGAGCGGGCCAGCGTCGGCCCGCCTCGGCCCGCCGGTGCCCCAAAAACCGGGCAAGATCGCCAGTGA
- a CDS encoding sulfatase-like hydrolase/transferase yields MAKPPNVLFMIADDHAARFLGGVTSTQAITPNLSQLAARGTCFTTAMNMGSMHPAVCAPSRAMLHTGRSLWRTGGDSTADYPLLGQTFRDHGYATFAVGKWHNGDDAARRSFADGQLLAGGMMDSTPRGGDAYGRPAPGNAWDPADTARAGHWLPLKNLAVTAVGDMHPPAYSGPTRHSSEHWADVTIDRLRAHAKREQPFFGYVAFHAPHDPRQAPPAWLDRFDADSIELPPNIMPRHPLGVANGIRDETLAPYPRSPEAIRLHRKEYFAILGHLDEQIGRILGTLRALDLERETIVVYTADHGLSLGEHGLMGKQSLYDHAVRVPLIVAGPGIPAGRRSAVPTLMQAIHPTLCDLAGIAPADTVELASLRPELDGTGRSSRDALLLAYEETQRAVRTDAHKLIVYPALGQTELFDMAADPWETRNIAEVPEFAPIRYELERRLTTLREEYSDPTL; encoded by the coding sequence ATGGCTAAGCCGCCCAACGTATTGTTCATGATCGCCGACGATCACGCGGCAAGGTTTCTTGGCGGCGTGACGAGCACGCAGGCTATCACACCAAACCTGTCACAGCTCGCGGCGCGGGGCACCTGCTTCACGACGGCAATGAACATGGGCTCGATGCACCCGGCGGTGTGTGCCCCCAGCCGGGCAATGCTGCACACCGGCCGATCGCTGTGGCGGACCGGTGGCGATTCCACGGCAGACTACCCATTGCTTGGCCAAACGTTCCGCGATCACGGCTACGCGACCTTTGCCGTCGGGAAGTGGCACAACGGCGACGATGCGGCCCGGCGCTCGTTCGCTGACGGCCAACTCCTCGCAGGCGGCATGATGGACTCGACGCCGCGAGGTGGCGACGCATACGGACGCCCCGCCCCCGGCAACGCGTGGGATCCCGCCGACACGGCCCGCGCGGGTCACTGGCTGCCGCTGAAGAACCTTGCGGTCACGGCCGTGGGGGACATGCACCCGCCGGCCTACAGCGGCCCGACACGGCATAGCTCCGAACATTGGGCCGACGTTACGATCGATCGGCTCCGCGCTCACGCTAAGAGAGAGCAACCCTTCTTCGGATACGTCGCGTTCCACGCCCCGCACGACCCAAGGCAAGCGCCGCCGGCCTGGCTCGACCGGTTCGACGCCGATTCGATTGAACTGCCCCCCAACATCATGCCCCGGCATCCATTGGGTGTCGCAAACGGCATCCGCGACGAAACGCTGGCCCCTTACCCCCGCAGCCCCGAAGCGATCCGCCTGCACCGCAAAGAGTACTTTGCCATCCTCGGCCACCTCGACGAGCAGATCGGTCGAATCCTTGGGACATTGAGGGCGTTGGATCTGGAGCGAGAGACCATCGTCGTTTACACCGCGGATCATGGCCTGTCGCTCGGCGAACACGGGCTCATGGGCAAGCAAAGCCTCTACGACCACGCGGTACGAGTGCCTCTGATCGTGGCCGGCCCCGGCATCCCGGCGGGCCGGCGGTCGGCGGTGCCCACGCTGATGCAGGCAATCCATCCGACGCTATGCGATCTGGCGGGGATCGCGCCGGCCGACACCGTTGAACTGGCAAGCTTAAGACCTGAACTCGACGGCACCGGCCGATCCTCGCGCGACGCGCTGCTGCTCGCCTACGAGGAAACCCAGCGGGCCGTGCGCACCGACGCCCACAAGCTGATCGTTTATCCTGCCCTCGGGCAAACCGAGCTGTTCGATATGGCCGCTGATCCTTGGGAGACGCGCAACATCGCCGAGGTTCCCGAGTTCGCTCCGATCCGTTACGAACTTGAGCGCCGGCTCACAACGTTGCGTGAAGAGTATTCTGATCCCACGCTGTGA
- a CDS encoding DNRLRE domain-containing protein gives MQLKSTLAFTAALATVLGLAPLASADTITFRNGLNEYAGTVDTTIFGSQPTNNNNTSANGFFGVQTTSGVTGQNQFLIRFDDLFGPGANQIPAGSTINSATLGFTRGPNGGFTNAAQLYDLTSAFNATTVTFNNAGSTANDGIIVGTDTDATQTNANFTISSGQDAAFGTVNVSTSLAEWAANPTANLGWMLHAPTATGNVNVRSANATDFADRRPTLTVDFTPAPVPEPASVGLIAAGLGAALLRRRRA, from the coding sequence ATGCAGCTAAAGTCCACCCTTGCGTTCACAGCGGCCCTTGCCACGGTTCTCGGCCTCGCGCCACTGGCGTCGGCCGATACCATCACCTTCCGCAACGGCCTTAATGAGTACGCGGGCACGGTCGACACGACGATCTTTGGATCCCAGCCGACGAACAACAACAACACGTCGGCCAACGGCTTCTTCGGCGTGCAGACGACCAGCGGCGTGACCGGCCAGAACCAGTTCCTGATCCGGTTCGACGACCTCTTCGGCCCGGGCGCCAATCAGATCCCGGCCGGTTCGACGATCAACAGCGCGACGCTTGGCTTCACTCGTGGGCCCAACGGCGGCTTTACGAATGCTGCGCAGCTTTACGATCTGACTAGCGCGTTCAACGCGACGACCGTCACGTTCAACAACGCCGGTTCGACCGCTAACGACGGCATCATCGTCGGCACCGACACGGACGCCACCCAGACAAATGCCAATTTCACGATCAGCAGTGGCCAGGACGCGGCGTTCGGAACGGTCAACGTCTCCACCTCTCTCGCCGAATGGGCGGCCAACCCGACGGCGAACCTCGGGTGGATGCTGCATGCGCCCACGGCGACTGGGAACGTGAACGTCCGTTCGGCGAACGCGACTGACTTCGCGGACCGTCGCCCGACTTTAACCGTCGATTTCACCCCCGCCCCCGTCCCCGAACCCGCAAGCGTGGGCCTGATCGCCGCGGGATTGGGCGCAGCGCTCCTCCGCCGCCGCCGGGCCTAA
- a CDS encoding sulfatase-like hydrolase/transferase, translating to MSETMTHPPAPDQPDARPNLLLITSDQHRADALGGAGHPCLDTPHLDALALRGVRYDNAYVDCPVCIPARTSLVTGRRGHENGCCDYSDTYRVDRARGDFLGALLTAAGYQTELVGKTHWNTEPDFRGGFEHVTWLASLRRQQLVETGRPGMLAGVGYNESSPTLSPFPAHLHTTDWIVDRACDFLETRDRRQPFALWASFQDPHPPYLIHEPYYSMYRDAPIPEPVCGDWVGTDAEPFDIWCFRHAINPRPMTPAQIRAMRAVYYGMVTNLDHQIGRLMAQLARAGDLDETLIVYTSDHGEALGDHACLGKRTFLECSARVPLIVRPPKSWGVQPGRVSRELVEWVDLLPTLCEAAGARVPDDVTGRSLIGSIRGGATTGGHVMHGQIGRAHLLHDGRYKFLYSADDGTSLCFDTASDPHDLHPLGGAQANRLHGMLVDHLRETGHDHLRDGKLANFGRSRPPLNELRAQDHSGLGPTQYLGDIRRGILHVH from the coding sequence ATGAGCGAAACCATGACCCATCCGCCGGCCCCGGACCAACCCGACGCCCGCCCCAACCTCCTGCTGATCACCTCTGATCAGCACCGCGCCGACGCCCTGGGCGGCGCGGGTCACCCGTGTCTGGACACGCCGCACCTGGATGCGCTCGCGCTGCGGGGCGTGCGCTACGACAATGCCTACGTCGACTGTCCGGTCTGCATCCCCGCCCGAACCTCGCTTGTGACCGGCCGGCGCGGCCATGAGAATGGGTGCTGCGACTACAGCGACACCTACCGAGTCGACCGCGCCCGCGGCGACTTCCTCGGCGCGCTGCTGACGGCCGCCGGCTACCAGACCGAGCTGGTCGGCAAGACGCACTGGAACACCGAGCCCGACTTCCGCGGCGGGTTCGAGCACGTTACCTGGCTCGCGTCGCTGCGCCGGCAGCAGCTCGTGGAGACCGGTCGACCTGGCATGCTCGCCGGCGTGGGCTACAACGAGTCGAGCCCGACGCTCAGCCCGTTCCCGGCCCACCTGCACACGACGGACTGGATCGTCGACCGAGCGTGCGACTTCCTCGAAACACGGGACCGACGCCAGCCGTTCGCGCTCTGGGCCAGCTTCCAGGACCCGCACCCGCCGTACCTGATCCACGAGCCCTATTATTCGATGTACCGCGACGCCCCGATTCCCGAACCGGTCTGCGGCGATTGGGTCGGAACGGACGCCGAGCCATTCGACATCTGGTGCTTCCGCCACGCGATCAACCCGCGGCCGATGACGCCGGCGCAGATCCGGGCGATGCGGGCGGTCTACTACGGGATGGTCACGAACCTCGACCACCAGATCGGCCGGCTGATGGCGCAGCTCGCGCGAGCGGGCGACCTCGATGAGACGTTGATCGTCTACACGAGCGACCACGGCGAGGCGTTGGGCGACCACGCCTGCCTGGGCAAGCGGACCTTTCTGGAGTGCAGTGCGCGCGTGCCGCTGATCGTGCGGCCACCGAAATCGTGGGGCGTCCAGCCGGGGCGGGTCAGCCGGGAGCTGGTCGAGTGGGTCGATCTGCTGCCGACGCTGTGCGAGGCCGCAGGCGCGCGGGTCCCCGATGACGTGACTGGCCGATCACTGATCGGCTCGATCCGCGGTGGGGCGACCACCGGCGGTCACGTCATGCACGGGCAGATCGGGCGGGCGCACCTGCTCCACGACGGGCGCTACAAGTTCCTCTACTCCGCCGACGACGGGACGTCGCTCTGCTTCGACACCGCGTCGGACCCGCACGACCTGCACCCGCTCGGCGGCGCTCAGGCCAATCGCCTGCACGGCATGCTGGTCGACCACCTGCGCGAGACGGGCCACGACCACCTGCGTGACGGCAAGCTGGCAAACTTCGGCCGGTCGCGGCCACCGCTGAATGAGCTGCGGGCGCAGGACCACAGCGGCCTGGGACCCACGCAGTACCTCGGCGACATCCGGCGCGGCATATTGCACGTCCACTAA